A region from the bacterium genome encodes:
- a CDS encoding sugar kinase translates to MKKKNLDVAVIGELNIDLVLRDIAMPENEKEKLAGDMRFTMGSSSAITAHNLAALGTRVGFVGKAGLDAFGRYMVEQLTAGGVDTRGIQMQSNLKTGATIVLANPPYKALLTYMGAMRDLTMADLDWDYIIEANHLHIGCFFLQTGIRPDAGTIFARARKLGLTTSLDTNWDPDEQWGEDLLQTLPHTDLFFPNEDEAMRIARAASVEEAIAKLRKLVKILVVKRGAAGATVCAGEESWTAPAYRVEAVETTGAGDSFNAGFLHGWLKGMSPVECMQYGNACGALAVTEMGGTEAFKEQATVWPRLRRIIDGR, encoded by the coding sequence GTGAAAAAGAAAAATCTGGATGTCGCGGTCATAGGCGAGCTCAACATCGATCTCGTCCTGCGCGACATCGCCATGCCTGAAAACGAGAAAGAAAAGTTGGCCGGAGATATGCGTTTCACCATGGGGAGTTCCTCGGCCATCACCGCCCACAATCTCGCCGCCCTCGGCACCCGCGTCGGCTTCGTCGGCAAGGCGGGGCTGGATGCCTTCGGCCGCTACATGGTCGAACAACTGACCGCCGGCGGGGTTGATACCCGCGGCATTCAGATGCAAAGCAATCTCAAGACCGGCGCCACCATCGTCCTCGCCAATCCGCCCTACAAGGCCCTACTCACCTATATGGGTGCGATGCGCGATCTGACCATGGCCGATCTCGATTGGGACTATATCATCGAGGCAAACCACCTTCATATCGGCTGTTTCTTCCTTCAGACCGGTATCCGTCCGGATGCGGGCACGATTTTCGCCCGTGCCCGCAAGCTCGGTCTGACGACCTCGCTCGATACCAACTGGGATCCCGACGAGCAGTGGGGCGAGGATCTGCTCCAGACCCTGCCGCACACCGACCTCTTTTTCCCCAATGAGGACGAAGCGATGCGGATCGCGCGTGCGGCGAGTGTCGAAGAGGCGATCGCCAAACTGCGCAAGCTGGTCAAGATCCTGGTAGTCAAGCGCGGCGCTGCCGGCGCCACCGTCTGTGCCGGGGAGGAGAGCTGGACAGCGCCGGCCTACCGGGTCGAGGCGGTCGAGACCACCGGCGCTGGCGACAGCTTCAACGCCGGATTTCTGCACGGCTGGCTCAAGGGCATGAGCCCCGTCGAATGTATGCAGTATGGCAATGCCTGCGGCGCCCTGGCGGTGACGGAGATGGGCGGCACCGAGGCGTTCAAGGAGCAGGCGACCGTATGGCCGCGGCTCAGGCGGATCATCGATGGCCGCTGA
- a CDS encoding T9SS C-terminal target domain-containing protein, with protein sequence MIKRTLLLAGLGLLMVFSLLSAQTDPMLYQRWNTMNINRLSTQFNNTGMLGDGNEQNIPLARKPSFEYPTGSGINYGTCVGIVIGAPAAQDPGAVSGANSENLEYLDGSMDEGPAAFWDEEHYAPYPEVVGSAVAPLSTDPSTWPSSGPNRGWPLLIPGTGDSLRVGSEGWPGAGRHGERIADQETYSAMYAWRGTDLGTNERRWLNTNVEMRGLAWTGELYQDFLIWIYVVRNIGTAPIRGMRVGIHSDFGYLPLAFSPTSTGDTDRHYYDPRLQFAYGTDDNGYEDNPAGGSLAANQIAWGGTMALRMPGPSKKVATYDAFNFWMEATTPSGNGASKELYFRYNLANQGDPEDSNKDGIDDDFDHNGVADALEGGQGYYLGQGSDGIQVMGSEPFDLAPGQADTMIFATIFGMSKAQLYKNAANAQTLYESGWQVVKAPPAPRLEIIPGNGRNTLIWSTESERDPEFEGYKIYRSTDEGVTWGTETYTDFSGTIKYIPLARFDRIDGIKGNYRTLPEFAWFDLGSETGLPLARVIDSDTLGYFKRGDTVHVYIDDQLINGLNYRYYIAAYDTGNGITGPLENTAASQPKTGSNTVAVVPHAPVARSVLDQVKVVPNPYVVASGWEVGMDKQLQFTYLPAEATIRIFNSAGEKVRTLEHRGGSALAPSIAIWDLKNEDQQLVAAGLYFYYIESPLGKTQGKFLVIM encoded by the coding sequence CTGGCGCGCAAGCCCTCTTTCGAGTATCCCACCGGCAGCGGCATCAATTACGGCACCTGCGTCGGCATTGTCATCGGCGCACCGGCCGCCCAGGATCCCGGCGCCGTGAGCGGAGCCAACTCGGAGAATCTCGAATACCTCGATGGTTCGATGGATGAAGGTCCGGCCGCCTTCTGGGACGAGGAGCACTACGCCCCCTATCCCGAGGTGGTCGGCAGCGCCGTGGCGCCGCTGAGCACCGACCCCTCCACCTGGCCCAGCAGTGGCCCCAATCGCGGCTGGCCCCTCCTCATTCCGGGGACCGGCGATTCGTTGCGCGTGGGCAGCGAGGGCTGGCCCGGCGCGGGCCGCCACGGCGAACGCATCGCTGACCAGGAGACCTACTCGGCCATGTACGCCTGGCGCGGCACCGACCTCGGCACCAACGAACGGCGCTGGCTCAATACCAACGTCGAGATGCGCGGTCTCGCCTGGACGGGAGAGCTCTATCAGGATTTCCTTATATGGATCTATGTAGTTCGCAACATCGGCACCGCCCCTATTCGCGGCATGCGCGTCGGCATCCACTCCGACTTTGGCTACCTGCCCCTCGCCTTCTCGCCGACGAGCACCGGGGACACCGATCGCCATTATTATGACCCCCGTCTGCAGTTCGCATATGGGACCGATGATAACGGCTATGAGGACAATCCCGCAGGCGGTAGCCTGGCGGCCAACCAGATCGCCTGGGGCGGCACGATGGCCCTGCGCATGCCAGGTCCCTCCAAAAAGGTAGCCACCTACGATGCCTTTAATTTCTGGATGGAAGCAACCACCCCCAGCGGCAATGGCGCCAGCAAGGAACTCTATTTCCGCTATAATCTCGCCAACCAGGGCGATCCCGAGGACAGCAACAAAGACGGCATCGACGACGATTTCGATCATAACGGCGTGGCCGATGCCCTCGAGGGCGGCCAGGGCTACTACCTGGGCCAGGGTTCGGACGGCATTCAGGTCATGGGCTCAGAACCCTTCGACCTCGCCCCCGGCCAGGCTGATACCATGATCTTCGCCACCATCTTCGGCATGTCCAAAGCCCAGTTGTATAAAAACGCCGCGAATGCCCAGACCCTCTACGAGTCCGGATGGCAGGTAGTCAAGGCCCCGCCCGCCCCCCGCCTGGAAATCATCCCGGGCAATGGCCGCAATACCCTGATCTGGAGCACCGAGAGCGAACGCGATCCCGAGTTCGAGGGGTACAAGATCTACCGCTCGACCGATGAAGGCGTCACCTGGGGCACGGAGACTTATACCGATTTCTCCGGCACGATCAAGTATATCCCGCTGGCGCGCTTTGACCGCATCGACGGCATCAAGGGCAATTACCGGACCCTCCCGGAATTCGCCTGGTTCGATCTCGGCAGTGAGACCGGCCTGCCGCTCGCGCGGGTGATCGATAGCGACACGCTTGGCTATTTCAAGCGCGGCGATACCGTCCATGTCTATATCGATGACCAGCTCATCAACGGACTCAATTACCGCTACTACATCGCCGCTTATGACACCGGCAATGGCATCACCGGGCCGCTGGAGAATACCGCGGCTTCGCAACCGAAAACCGGCTCCAACACCGTTGCCGTCGTGCCGCACGCCCCGGTCGCCCGTTCCGTGCTCGACCAGGTCAAGGTGGTTCCCAATCCTTATGTGGTGGCCTCCGGCTGGGAGGTCGGCATGGACAAACAGCTGCAATTTACCTATCTGCCCGCTGAGGCGACGATCCGGATCTTCAATTCGGCCGGCGAAAAAGTTCGCACCCTCGAGCATCGCGGTGGTTCCGCCCTTGCGCCGAGCATCGCCATCTGGGATCTGAAAAACGAGGACCAGCAGTTGGTCGCCGCCGGCCTCTATTTTTACTATATTGAATCTCCGCTGGGCAAAACACAGGGCAAGTTCCTGGTGATTATGTAA
- a CDS encoding SIS domain-containing protein, whose product MNDNFTNIEIHRQPEIWRDAVAALAAQSQEHQRLLREYREHLWVFTGCGTSFYLAQAAAALFSGLTGLRSKAVPASEILIYPELVFNPHERILTVAFSRSGTTTEIVWAVEKTRHEFGIPTLCISCDPDSPLALAGDRSITFPFPAEQSVVMTGSFTTMLLSLVQAAIQGWERTEQADLLAQIPAAGEALLVQADAILPTIISHSFTQFVFLAQGPFYGLANEAALKMNEMSLSASRSFHALEYRHGPMSTTTTETLITLLLSQRGVEYELKMAADMKKLGAQMLLLHDSSLTRIPGDVDFDFCVPGPGGDLANALLYMPVLQLLGYYNALHRNQNPDQPHNLRAVVTLSL is encoded by the coding sequence ATGAACGATAATTTCACCAATATAGAGATCCACCGTCAGCCGGAGATATGGCGCGACGCAGTTGCCGCGCTCGCTGCACAGAGCCAGGAGCATCAACGGCTCTTGCGGGAATACCGGGAACACCTTTGGGTCTTCACCGGCTGCGGCACGTCCTTCTACCTGGCGCAGGCCGCCGCGGCACTCTTCTCCGGGCTAACTGGTCTGCGCAGCAAGGCCGTTCCGGCATCCGAAATCCTGATCTATCCCGAACTGGTCTTCAATCCGCACGAACGCATCCTGACCGTCGCCTTCTCTCGCTCCGGCACCACCACCGAAATTGTCTGGGCGGTCGAAAAAACGCGGCATGAATTCGGCATCCCCACCCTATGCATTTCGTGCGATCCCGATTCGCCGCTGGCCCTGGCCGGGGACCGCTCCATCACCTTTCCCTTCCCGGCCGAACAGAGCGTGGTCATGACCGGTTCTTTCACCACCATGCTCCTCAGCCTGGTGCAGGCGGCGATACAGGGTTGGGAAAGGACGGAACAGGCGGACCTGCTCGCACAGATTCCCGCAGCCGGTGAGGCGCTGCTCGTTCAGGCCGATGCCATTCTGCCCACGATCATCTCGCACTCCTTCACCCAGTTCGTCTTCCTGGCCCAGGGCCCCTTTTACGGCCTCGCCAATGAAGCCGCGCTCAAAATGAACGAAATGTCCCTCTCCGCCTCCCGCAGCTTTCATGCCCTCGAGTACCGCCATGGTCCGATGTCGACGACCACGACCGAGACCCTGATTACGCTCCTCCTCTCGCAGAGAGGGGTGGAGTATGAGCTGAAAATGGCCGCCGACATGAAAAAGCTCGGGGCGCAGATGCTGCTGCTGCATGATAGCAGCCTGACCCGGATTCCCGGCGACGTCGATTTCGACTTTTGCGTGCCGGGTCCGGGCGGCGACCTCGCCAATGCGCTGCTCTACATGCCGGTTCTGCAGCTGCTCGGCTATTATAATGCCCTGCACCGGAACCAGAATCCCGATCAGCCGCACAATCTCAGGGCGGTGGTCACACTTTCACTATAG